In Methanothermococcus thermolithotrophicus DSM 2095, one DNA window encodes the following:
- the secY gene encoding preprotein translocase subunit SecY codes for MLQGGILEAFLHKIKPLLEYIPEVKRPERDVSFKEKLQWTGLVLILYFILGTIDVYTGGAQIPSIFDFWQTVTASKMGTLITLGIGPIVTAGIIMQLLVGSELIKLDLSNPVNRGLFQGLQKLFAIVLCFVEALMFVGAGAFGAIGSLSLVIILVLQLALGAVLLIYLDEIVSRYGIGSGIGLFIAAGVSQTIFVGALGPQGYLWKFFSALTMGSLWTAFEYILPILGTIAVFFIVVYAESLRVEIPLAHGRIKGAVGKYPIKFIYVSNLPVILAVALFANIQLWGMFLEKMGLPLLGHYVNGRAVDGIAYYFSTPYGISSIISDPLHAVFYTLAMVVFCILFGMFWVETSGLDAKSMAKKLGNLDMAIKGFRKSTKSIEQRLRRYIKPITVMSSAFVGFLAAVADFTGALGGGTGVLLTVSIVYRLYEQIVQEQISELHPAIAKLIKK; via the coding sequence ATGTTGCAAGGTGGTATCTTGGAAGCTTTTCTACATAAAATAAAACCATTACTTGAATATATACCAGAAGTAAAAAGACCTGAAAGAGACGTTTCATTTAAAGAAAAATTACAGTGGACAGGATTGGTATTGATATTGTACTTTATACTAGGTACGATCGATGTATATACTGGGGGAGCTCAGATACCTTCAATTTTCGATTTCTGGCAAACTGTTACAGCATCTAAAATGGGGACTCTGATTACCCTAGGTATTGGACCAATTGTTACTGCAGGTATTATAATGCAGTTACTCGTAGGTTCCGAACTTATAAAATTGGATCTATCAAACCCGGTGAACAGGGGGCTATTCCAAGGATTACAAAAACTATTTGCAATAGTGCTCTGTTTTGTAGAGGCGTTAATGTTCGTTGGTGCTGGAGCATTTGGGGCGATAGGATCACTGTCATTAGTGATAATACTCGTCCTACAGTTGGCGTTAGGTGCGGTACTATTGATATATCTTGACGAAATAGTTTCAAGATACGGTATTGGATCAGGTATTGGGTTGTTTATTGCAGCAGGGGTTTCACAAACAATATTTGTAGGAGCTCTAGGACCTCAAGGTTATCTCTGGAAATTCTTCAGTGCATTAACAATGGGAAGTTTATGGACTGCATTTGAATATATTTTACCAATACTCGGTACTATAGCAGTATTTTTTATCGTAGTTTATGCAGAGAGTTTAAGGGTGGAAATTCCTTTGGCACATGGAAGAATAAAAGGGGCAGTTGGAAAGTACCCTATAAAATTCATTTATGTATCCAACTTACCAGTGATACTGGCTGTAGCATTATTTGCAAATATCCAATTATGGGGAATGTTCTTAGAAAAAATGGGACTACCATTATTGGGACACTATGTAAATGGAAGAGCAGTTGATGGTATAGCATATTATTTCTCAACACCTTATGGGATATCAAGCATAATATCTGATCCATTACATGCCGTATTCTATACCTTAGCCATGGTGGTATTCTGTATATTATTTGGTATGTTCTGGGTTGAAACCTCGGGGTTAGATGCAAAATCTATGGCTAAAAAATTAGGTAACTTAGACATGGCAATTAAAGGCTTCAGAAAAAGTACAAAGTCCATAGAACAAAGATTAAGAAGATACATAAAACCTATTACGGTGATGAGCTCAGCATTTGTTGGATTCTTAGCAGCAGTGGCAGACTTCACAGGTGCCTTAGGTGGAGGTACTGGGGTTTTACTTACAGTTTCTATAGTTTATAGATTGTATGAACAGATTGTACAGGAACAAATCTCAGAGTTGCACCCTGCAATTGCCAAATTAATTAAAAAATAA
- a CDS encoding glycosyltransferase 4 family protein, with protein MDLYYVGLLFISFISSYILTSSIMKKMINVKYGIDLHKKEKTKVAEMGGIAPVSVNIGVLSILNPAVSIVMALSGIVGIVDDIAKLSPWQKLILLGLIGIPAGLLLDFNLIKIISLILGISIVSNLTNMLAGFNGLEIGLGIISSFFIGLVLLLKGDFSGFQIVMVFTASYLGFFMLNKYPAKVFPGDVGTLPIGAFLATIAVWKDIIPQLVIVLTPYLLDAFLKYYTAGVTKREDHKPTTLKNGKLYVEGGYLSLPRLILKKKPMKEYEIVWVLWSISAFFGILSLIYTTTQLRCI; from the coding sequence ATGGATCTATATTATGTTGGATTGCTGTTTATCTCATTTATATCATCATATATACTCACTAGCTCTATTATGAAAAAAATGATTAATGTAAAATATGGTATTGACCTGCATAAGAAAGAAAAAACAAAGGTTGCTGAAATGGGGGGTATTGCACCAGTATCTGTAAATATTGGAGTTCTATCTATTTTAAATCCTGCAGTATCAATCGTTATGGCCCTTTCTGGAATCGTTGGAATTGTAGATGATATCGCTAAACTCTCACCATGGCAAAAACTTATACTACTTGGTTTAATAGGTATCCCTGCAGGATTGTTATTGGATTTTAATTTAATTAAAATAATTTCACTGATTCTTGGAATATCAATAGTTTCAAATTTGACCAATATGTTGGCAGGATTTAATGGTTTGGAGATAGGTTTGGGAATAATATCTTCATTTTTTATAGGGTTGGTTCTACTCCTAAAGGGGGATTTTTCAGGCTTTCAAATAGTTATGGTATTTACCGCATCCTATTTGGGTTTTTTCATGCTTAATAAATATCCTGCAAAAGTATTTCCAGGAGATGTTGGAACTCTCCCAATTGGAGCATTTTTAGCCACAATTGCTGTTTGGAAGGATATAATTCCCCAACTAGTTATAGTACTTACACCCTACTTGTTGGATGCATTTTTAAAATATTATACTGCAGGAGTTACAAAAAGAGAAGACCATAAACCTACTACTTTAAAAAACGGAAAACTCTATGTTGAAGGGGGTTATCTATCTTTGCCCAGATTAATATTAAAAAAGAAGCCAATGAAGGAGTACGAGATAGTATGGGTTTTATGGAGCATATCTGCCTTTTTTGGAATTCTGAGTTTAATTTATACAACAACACAGCTACGGTGTATATAA
- a CDS encoding STT3 domain-containing protein, whose product MGEFLNKFSEFFKRRENIKVFLIILVLGLVSFQLRAQPADMGFTNDVQLKNMFADENGRMYLIALDPYWYLRLTENYHDHGHLGETLKEVDGKLVPYDTIQYAPPGHPAPDKVPILSLVTLGIYSIWHSFDSTVTLMNAAFWVPALMGMLLGIPIFFMIRRSTSSNVGGVVGALIIASSPALLYKTSAGFADTPIFEVLPILFIAWFIMEAIHYQNNLKKSIIFTALATLLIALYPRMWAGWWYAYNIVTGFLIIYLAYLCVVKKSHESDNFKNLLSITGLFVLGGGLLVSVFYGINSFINGVLSPVGFTTIKVVSHATGWPNVYTTVSELSATSFNSIVNNSVGSIWLFIVGILGVISSFISLRHGKKEFDVKYGLLLILWLAATGYAATKGVRFIGLMTPPLAIGIGILAGQLENIVKISKSNLIKYSLYPVVGIVSLLFIATNAGKIPEIILPSTYVPIAAYGLISLVVVLLLYKIADIISSDRENKFKKLFSVLLGIALVLPSLASAVPLYTAPTFNDGWKESLDWIKTETPNNSVITCWWDNGHIYTWATRKMVTFDGGSQNSPRAYWVGKAYSTSNENLSVGILRMLATSGDKAFEKDGILMNKTNNSVGETVKILNEILPVSKSKAYNILVNKYNLTEKEALEVLNATHPENPNPDYLITYNRMTDIAPVWSMFGNWDFSMPPNTPNEERESGYYTKLRGEGVLNNGTLFIRVPIQKTQNYAVMNVILIQNSSIASYDLTYNTNTGTVMSEKTTGFHKVIVKNGNNVYEKEFNKNGTISEIVRLVPVGNNQYYTYVWIASRNLEDSIYTRLHFLDGYGLKHIKLVKESQDPTNYGIQPGFKVYEVDYGIDYLN is encoded by the coding sequence ATGGGGGAATTCCTGAACAAATTTTCCGAATTTTTTAAGCGACGTGAAAATATAAAAGTATTTCTCATAATCCTAGTACTGGGGTTGGTAAGCTTTCAGCTTAGAGCTCAGCCTGCAGACATGGGATTTACAAACGATGTACAGTTAAAAAATATGTTTGCAGATGAAAATGGAAGAATGTATTTGATAGCACTTGACCCTTACTGGTATCTTAGATTAACAGAAAACTACCATGATCATGGACATCTTGGAGAAACATTAAAAGAAGTAGATGGAAAACTTGTTCCATATGATACTATTCAGTATGCACCACCGGGGCATCCGGCACCAGATAAAGTTCCTATATTATCGTTGGTTACATTAGGCATATATTCAATATGGCACTCCTTTGATTCAACTGTAACTTTGATGAATGCTGCATTTTGGGTACCTGCATTAATGGGTATGCTACTTGGGATACCAATATTCTTTATGATTAGAAGAAGTACTTCGAGTAATGTAGGTGGGGTTGTAGGGGCGTTGATTATTGCATCCAGCCCAGCATTACTTTACAAAACTTCAGCAGGATTTGCAGACACTCCAATATTTGAAGTTCTGCCGATATTGTTTATTGCATGGTTTATAATGGAGGCGATACATTACCAAAACAACCTAAAAAAATCCATAATATTTACCGCATTGGCAACCTTATTAATTGCACTTTATCCAAGAATGTGGGCTGGTTGGTGGTATGCCTACAATATTGTGACAGGTTTCTTAATTATCTATTTAGCATATCTATGTGTCGTTAAAAAATCACATGAATCTGACAATTTCAAAAACCTTCTTTCAATCACCGGTTTGTTTGTACTTGGAGGAGGGTTACTGGTTTCAGTATTCTATGGGATAAATAGCTTTATAAATGGGGTTTTATCTCCAGTAGGGTTTACAACAATAAAGGTAGTATCTCATGCAACAGGATGGCCAAATGTCTATACTACAGTTTCCGAGTTATCTGCCACATCATTTAACAGTATTGTAAATAATTCGGTAGGTAGTATATGGCTATTTATAGTTGGAATATTGGGTGTAATTTCATCATTCATATCATTGAGACATGGTAAAAAAGAATTTGATGTGAAATATGGTCTACTTTTAATATTATGGCTTGCTGCCACAGGTTATGCTGCCACAAAAGGTGTTAGATTCATAGGATTAATGACACCTCCACTGGCCATTGGTATAGGCATACTTGCGGGGCAGTTGGAGAATATAGTTAAAATAAGCAAGAGTAATTTAATTAAATACTCGTTGTACCCAGTAGTAGGTATTGTATCATTGCTATTTATTGCAACTAACGCCGGTAAAATCCCGGAAATAATTTTGCCGTCAACATATGTCCCTATTGCAGCATATGGGTTAATTTCACTGGTTGTAGTGCTTCTACTGTACAAGATAGCAGATATAATATCTTCAGATAGGGAAAATAAGTTTAAAAAATTATTCAGTGTATTATTGGGTATTGCATTAGTTCTTCCATCTTTAGCCAGTGCTGTTCCATTATATACTGCACCTACGTTTAACGATGGATGGAAAGAAAGTTTGGATTGGATAAAAACAGAAACTCCAAACAACTCTGTTATAACCTGCTGGTGGGACAATGGGCATATTTATACCTGGGCTACAAGAAAAATGGTAACATTTGATGGAGGAAGCCAGAACTCTCCAAGAGCTTATTGGGTAGGAAAGGCATATTCAACATCAAATGAAAACCTCTCAGTTGGAATACTTAGAATGCTTGCCACAAGTGGTGATAAAGCATTTGAGAAAGATGGAATTTTAATGAACAAAACAAACAACAGTGTTGGAGAAACTGTAAAAATACTCAATGAAATACTGCCAGTTAGTAAGTCCAAAGCTTATAATATTTTGGTAAATAAATACAACCTAACAGAAAAAGAAGCACTCGAAGTATTGAATGCAACACACCCAGAAAATCCAAATCCCGACTACCTTATAACATACAATAGGATGACAGATATTGCACCTGTTTGGAGTATGTTTGGAAACTGGGATTTCAGTATGCCACCAAATACACCAAATGAAGAAAGGGAAAGTGGATACTACACCAAATTAAGGGGAGAAGGTGTCCTAAACAATGGAACATTATTTATAAGAGTGCCAATACAAAAAACACAGAATTACGCTGTAATGAACGTCATACTAATACAAAATTCAAGTATTGCAAGTTATGATCTAACATACAATACAAATACTGGAACTGTAATGAGTGAGAAAACCACAGGATTCCACAAAGTCATTGTGAAGAATGGAAATAATGTTTATGAAAAAGAATTCAACAAAAATGGAACCATTAGTGAAATAGTTAGACTGGTACCTGTAGGAAATAACCAATATTATACATATGTTTGGATTGCATCAAGAAACCTTGAAGATAGTATCTATACAAGACTTCACTTCCTTGATGGATATGGTTTAAAACATATAAAATTAGTTAAAGAATCCCAAGATCCTACAAACTATGGAATTCAGCCAGGATTTAAGGTTTATGAAGTTGATTATGGAATAGATTATCTTAACTAA
- a CDS encoding tRNA (cytidine(56)-2'-O)-methyltransferase translates to MNVEILRLGHRGERDKRISTHVALTARALGASKIIFSTEDSHVRESVNRIVESWGGNFKFEVVSSWRSYIKKFKDNNGLVVHLTMYGENVNEAMDKIKNEMKQEKHRLIVIIGAEKVPREAYDLADYNVSIGNQPHSEVAALAIFLDRLFEGKTLYKEYEDAKIKVNPSEKEKSVVIQKD, encoded by the coding sequence ATGAATGTTGAAATTTTAAGGCTTGGGCACAGAGGTGAACGGGATAAGAGAATCTCGACCCATGTTGCATTGACTGCAAGGGCATTAGGTGCCAGTAAAATAATATTCAGTACGGAAGATTCCCATGTTAGAGAGAGTGTAAACAGGATTGTAGAAAGCTGGGGTGGGAACTTTAAATTTGAAGTTGTGAGCTCTTGGAGGTCATATATTAAAAAATTTAAAGATAACAACGGACTAGTTGTTCATCTAACAATGTATGGTGAAAATGTCAACGAAGCCATGGATAAGATAAAAAACGAGATGAAGCAAGAAAAACATAGGTTGATTGTAATCATAGGGGCAGAAAAAGTTCCAAGAGAAGCTTATGATCTTGCAGACTACAATGTTTCTATAGGGAATCAGCCACATTCAGAGGTTGCAGCTTTGGCTATCTTTTTAGATAGATTGTTTGAGGGAAAAACACTATATAAAGAATACGAGGATGCAAAAATTAAAGTAAATCCTTCAGAAAAGGAAAAATCAGTTGTTATACAGAAGGACTAA
- the dcd gene encoding dCTP deaminase, which translates to MMLSDKDILDYINSERIVIEPFNPDFVGPCSYDVTLGDEFIIYTDEVYDLKKKRGYRKFKIDNSIMVCPLYHHLDEKIIETYKEKYDVDYVISGGLLGTTNEYIELPNDVCAQYQGRSSFGRVFLQSHQTAGWIDSGFKGKITLEIVAYDKPVILYKNQRIGQLIFSKTLSPADIGYSERKASKYAGQNSVMPSLIHTETIQKPDKF; encoded by the coding sequence ATGATGTTAAGTGATAAAGACATATTAGATTACATTAATTCAGAAAGAATTGTTATTGAACCTTTTAATCCAGACTTTGTTGGACCGTGTTCTTATGACGTCACATTAGGGGATGAATTTATAATTTACACAGATGAAGTCTATGATTTAAAGAAAAAACGAGGGTACAGGAAATTTAAAATAGACAACTCGATAATGGTGTGCCCATTGTACCATCACTTAGATGAAAAAATAATAGAAACATATAAAGAAAAGTATGATGTTGATTATGTTATAAGTGGAGGCTTATTGGGAACTACCAATGAATACATAGAACTACCAAATGATGTATGCGCGCAATATCAGGGTAGAAGTAGCTTTGGTAGGGTCTTTTTACAATCACATCAAACTGCTGGTTGGATAGATTCTGGATTTAAGGGTAAGATCACCCTTGAAATTGTGGCCTACGATAAACCAGTCATACTGTATAAAAACCAAAGAATAGGGCAACTAATATTTAGTAAAACACTATCCCCTGCAGATATTGGATATTCTGAAAGAAAGGCTTCAAAGTATGCTGGCCAGAACTCTGTAATGCCATCATTAATACATACTGAAACTATCCAAAAACCGGATAAATTTTAA
- a CDS encoding PFL family protein yields the protein MYVPEEIVETIKMIEYENLDIRTTTLGVNLKDCIDKDIDTLKENIYNKITSLADNLVETAEVVSQKYGIPIVNKRLSVTPIGLIVGSALKDMDREEGIKACVEVGETLDKVAKKVNVDFIGGYTALVHKSITREESILIDSIPYMMEKTEKVCSSVNVGTTKSGINMDAVKRMGEIIKETSLITKDGIGCAKLVVFTNVPEDNPFMAGAFHGVGEGDATLNVGVSGPGVVRAVVEKLKGKDIGTISNEIKKTAFKITRVGELVGREVAKELNVEFGIIDLSLAPTPAPGDSIANILEAMGLEKCGTHGTTAALALLNDAVKKGGAMASSYVGGLSGAFIPVSEDAGMIEAVEAGSLNLEKLEAMTCVCSVGLDMIAIPGKTPASTISAIIADEMAIGMVNRKTTAVRIIPVPGKDVGDCVEYGGLLGRAPIMPVNEYSSEEFINRGGRIPAPIHSLTN from the coding sequence ATGTACGTTCCTGAAGAAATTGTTGAAACTATTAAAATGATCGAATATGAAAATTTGGATATTAGAACTACAACATTGGGTGTTAACTTAAAAGATTGTATAGATAAGGACATAGACACACTGAAAGAAAATATATACAACAAGATCACATCACTTGCAGATAATCTCGTTGAAACTGCAGAAGTGGTATCTCAGAAATACGGGATACCTATTGTAAATAAGAGACTGTCTGTAACTCCAATAGGACTCATTGTTGGAAGTGCATTAAAGGATATGGATAGGGAAGAGGGAATAAAGGCTTGTGTAGAGGTCGGTGAAACACTTGATAAGGTGGCAAAAAAGGTAAATGTGGATTTTATTGGAGGATACACTGCATTAGTCCATAAAAGCATAACAAGAGAAGAATCCATACTTATAGACTCCATACCGTATATGATGGAAAAAACAGAAAAGGTATGCTCTTCAGTTAATGTTGGAACTACAAAATCTGGAATAAACATGGATGCCGTTAAAAGAATGGGAGAGATTATCAAAGAAACTTCCTTAATAACAAAAGACGGTATAGGGTGTGCAAAACTCGTTGTATTCACAAACGTTCCTGAAGATAATCCTTTCATGGCAGGTGCATTCCACGGAGTTGGAGAAGGAGATGCCACCCTAAATGTTGGGGTTTCTGGTCCAGGTGTTGTGAGGGCCGTTGTTGAAAAACTCAAAGGTAAGGATATTGGTACAATAAGCAATGAAATAAAGAAGACTGCATTTAAAATTACAAGAGTTGGAGAGTTAGTTGGAAGAGAAGTTGCAAAGGAATTAAATGTGGAATTTGGAATTATTGATCTTTCATTGGCACCTACACCGGCACCTGGAGATAGTATTGCCAATATATTGGAAGCTATGGGACTTGAAAAATGTGGAACCCATGGAACTACAGCAGCTCTTGCACTTTTGAATGATGCAGTTAAAAAAGGAGGAGCCATGGCTTCAAGTTATGTAGGTGGATTAAGTGGTGCATTTATACCAGTTAGTGAAGATGCAGGCATGATAGAAGCTGTTGAAGCAGGTTCGTTGAATTTAGAAAAACTCGAAGCAATGACTTGTGTATGTTCCGTAGGTTTGGATATGATTGCAATCCCTGGAAAAACTCCTGCTTCAACAATATCTGCAATAATAGCTGATGAGATGGCCATAGGAATGGTAAATAGAAAAACAACTGCAGTTAGGATAATTCCGGTTCCAGGAAAAGATGTAGGAGATTGTGTAGAATACGGCGGTTTACTTGGAAGAGCTCCGATAATGCCTGTGAATGAATATTCATCAGAGGAGTTTATAAACAGAGGAGGAAGGATACCTGCCCCTATTCACTCATTAACCAACTAA
- a CDS encoding preprotein translocase subunit Sec61beta, whose protein sequence is MARKKNDDAGLSTSAGLVRYMDQDVSKIKIEPEKVIGITFAIIVLEAILNYGIFI, encoded by the coding sequence TTGGCAAGGAAAAAAAATGATGATGCAGGGCTCAGTACAAGCGCAGGGCTTGTAAGATATATGGATCAAGATGTTTCAAAAATAAAAATAGAGCCTGAAAAGGTCATAGGAATTACATTTGCGATAATTGTACTGGAAGCCATTTTAAACTATGGAATTTTTATATAA
- a CDS encoding transcription factor S has translation MVEFCPKCNNIMLPKNGRLKCTVCGFEEELGNRTEEYELKEKIEAKKQEVTVIEDVDTLPTTRIECPSCGNMEASWWLQQTRCADEPETRFYKCKKCGHTWREYD, from the coding sequence ATGGTGGAATTTTGTCCAAAATGTAACAATATAATGTTACCAAAAAATGGAAGGTTGAAATGTACAGTTTGCGGTTTTGAAGAAGAGTTAGGAAACAGAACAGAAGAATACGAATTAAAGGAAAAGATAGAAGCTAAAAAACAGGAAGTAACAGTAATTGAAGATGTTGATACACTACCAACAACAAGAATAGAATGTCCTTCATGTGGAAACATGGAAGCTTCCTGGTGGTTGCAACAAACAAGATGTGCAGATGAACCTGAAACAAGATTTTACAAGTGTAAAAAATGTGGACACACCTGGAGAGAATACGACTAA
- a CDS encoding NUDIX hydrolase: MITKHKSPLLTVDGIIDVDNKIVLIKRKNPPFKDFWALPGGFVEYGETVENAVVREIKEETNLETTVKKLLGVYSDPDRDPRGHTVSIVYVLDPVGGTLKGADDAKDAKLFDIDEIKKLKIAFDHQKIIDDYLKTINLKR; this comes from the coding sequence ATGATTACTAAACATAAATCGCCATTATTAACTGTTGATGGGATTATTGATGTTGATAATAAAATAGTTTTAATAAAAAGGAAGAATCCTCCATTTAAGGATTTCTGGGCACTTCCAGGGGGTTTTGTTGAGTATGGCGAAACCGTAGAAAATGCCGTTGTAAGGGAGATTAAAGAAGAGACTAATCTAGAAACTACGGTAAAAAAACTACTGGGTGTTTACTCTGACCCAGATAGAGATCCCAGGGGGCATACAGTTTCAATAGTTTATGTTTTAGATCCTGTTGGAGGTACCCTAAAGGGTGCCGATGATGCAAAAGATGCAAAATTATTTGATATTGATGAAATCAAAAAACTGAAAATTGCATTTGATCATCAAAAAATAATAGATGATTATCTTAAAACGATTAATTTAAAAAGGTGA
- a CDS encoding TrkH family potassium uptake protein, whose amino-acid sequence MRVFKKKDIIGILHELGVLLSFIGLIMVIPILVGLYYGETIFYFVYPAMFAIITGLIIKTFTKPVNIMLKHAMVISALSWLMASLVGAIPFSLGLENFSYLDSVFESMSAWTTTGFSLINDVESLPRTLQIWRSMEQWVGGVGVLVMVITILSKAGASAYYRAEAREEKILPSTGSTVRKIWQIYLLYTSLGITLLYLSGLTLWESINICMCGISTGGMSISNDSFPYNSLSKVIMILIMFIGGIVSFAVHHKILTGRWINDIQTKVSIPLILFVASVLVISSGVGPLDAVFTVVSAMTSTGYSTVNISDLSNTSLALLIFIMAIGGSTGTTTGGIKLIRLVIMFKSFYYRLKEAVFPQNTVIHKKLGDNPLSSNLIIDSFIIAFAYVFHYLVGALVLISLGYDPYRSIFESVSLVANIGLSVNIVNHELHPFAKLIGIFFMWVGRLEIIPIYVLIILPTILKIKDIKTRNFEQNEN is encoded by the coding sequence ATGCGGGTATTTAAAAAGAAGGATATTATTGGAATCTTACATGAGTTAGGTGTTTTATTATCATTTATTGGACTTATAATGGTAATCCCTATCCTTGTTGGATTATACTATGGAGAAACAATTTTTTACTTCGTATATCCCGCAATGTTTGCAATAATTACAGGACTTATAATTAAAACATTCACCAAACCAGTAAATATTATGTTAAAACACGCCATGGTAATTTCAGCATTGTCCTGGTTAATGGCGTCTTTGGTTGGTGCTATACCTTTTAGTTTAGGATTGGAAAATTTTAGTTATTTGGATTCTGTTTTTGAAAGCATGTCTGCATGGACAACTACCGGATTTAGTTTAATAAATGATGTTGAAAGTTTACCCCGTACATTACAGATTTGGAGGAGCATGGAACAGTGGGTAGGTGGTGTAGGAGTTCTTGTAATGGTTATTACCATACTTTCCAAAGCCGGAGCTTCGGCATATTATAGAGCCGAAGCCAGGGAAGAAAAAATATTACCAAGTACCGGTAGTACAGTTAGGAAGATATGGCAAATTTATTTGTTATACACTTCTTTAGGAATAACCCTACTTTATTTAAGCGGTCTAACACTGTGGGAATCTATAAACATATGCATGTGTGGTATATCCACTGGCGGGATGAGTATTAGTAATGATAGTTTTCCCTACAATAGTCTTTCAAAGGTTATAATGATATTAATAATGTTCATTGGAGGTATCGTTTCCTTTGCCGTTCATCATAAGATATTGACCGGTAGATGGATAAATGATATTCAAACAAAAGTTTCGATCCCCTTAATATTGTTTGTAGCATCTGTTCTTGTGATATCATCGGGAGTAGGTCCGTTAGATGCTGTTTTTACCGTGGTTTCTGCAATGACGAGTACCGGGTACTCTACAGTGAATATTTCGGATTTAAGTAATACTTCACTTGCACTATTGATTTTTATCATGGCCATAGGTGGCTCCACTGGTACAACTACTGGAGGTATAAAATTAATAAGGCTTGTAATAATGTTCAAGAGCTTCTATTATAGGTTAAAAGAAGCCGTATTTCCACAAAATACTGTAATACACAAAAAACTTGGAGATAATCCGCTGAGTTCAAATCTTATTATAGACTCATTTATAATAGCTTTTGCATACGTTTTTCATTATTTAGTCGGAGCTCTTGTGCTTATCTCTTTAGGTTATGATCCATATAGATCTATTTTTGAATCGGTTTCACTGGTGGCAAACATAGGACTATCTGTGAATATAGTAAATCATGAGCTACATCCATTTGCAAAGTTAATTGGGATTTTCTTTATGTGGGTTGGTAGGTTGGAAATAATACCTATTTATGTACTTATTATATTACCTACTATATTGAAAATCAAAGATATTAAAACAAGAAATTTTGAACAAAATGAGAATTGA
- a CDS encoding 2-phosphoglycerate kinase translates to MEFEKITNKILVIDKNYEMPFSKGLLARSLTAAGMRPSEAYMLAKEIEKNLKEEGLKTITKDELRKRIYYTLITKDYEHIAEKYLLWRRILSKHSIIILIGGASGAGTSTIAFELASRLGIPSVIGTDSIREVMRRSISRDLVPMLYESSYTAWKALRTSISEEEGCGYDKHILGFERHVEPVLIGIESIIDRSLTEGSSVIIEGTHIVPGLIGEKYRSMPNVISLVLTLSSEEIHKKRFAARAKVSDRPMERYLRHFEIIRKINNYIVARAEENNVPVIENVSISDTVSECLEIITEKFNDLDENGDDRELY, encoded by the coding sequence ATGGAATTTGAGAAGATAACCAATAAAATATTGGTGATAGATAAGAATTACGAGATGCCATTTTCAAAGGGTCTTTTAGCTAGATCTTTAACAGCTGCAGGTATGCGACCTAGTGAAGCCTATATGTTAGCAAAAGAAATAGAAAAAAATCTAAAGGAAGAAGGGTTAAAGACTATAACAAAGGACGAACTTAGAAAGAGGATCTATTACACGCTTATAACTAAAGACTATGAGCACATCGCTGAAAAGTATCTACTATGGAGAAGAATATTAAGTAAACATTCAATCATTATACTTATTGGGGGGGCCAGTGGTGCAGGAACTTCTACAATAGCGTTTGAATTGGCTTCAAGGTTAGGAATACCGAGTGTTATAGGTACCGATTCTATAAGAGAGGTTATGAGAAGGAGTATATCCAGAGATTTAGTACCTATGCTTTATGAGTCATCATATACTGCCTGGAAAGCACTTAGGACCTCAATTTCGGAAGAAGAAGGGTGCGGATATGATAAACATATATTAGGTTTTGAAAGGCATGTGGAACCTGTTTTAATAGGTATTGAAAGTATTATTGATAGAAGCTTGACTGAAGGTTCGAGTGTTATTATTGAAGGTACCCACATAGTTCCAGGTTTAATAGGTGAAAAATACAGATCAATGCCAAATGTAATATCGTTGGTTCTAACCCTGAGCTCTGAGGAGATACATAAAAAAAGGTTTGCTGCAAGGGCAAAAGTTAGTGATAGGCCAATGGAAAGATACCTAAGGCACTTTGAAATTATAAGAAAAATAAATAACTACATTGTGGCCAGGGCAGAGGAAAATAATGTCCCAGTAATAGAAAACGTTTCAATAAGTGATACGGTAAGTGAATGCCTGGAGATTATAACTGAGAAGTTCAATGATTTAGATGAAAATGGTGATGATAGGGAGCTCTATTAA